The Deltaproteobacteria bacterium genome has a window encoding:
- a CDS encoding response regulator — protein MKVLVVDGDTAVRSSTVELIRGWGHDADSSATGRETLEKVQHDVFDLALLDIDLQDISAKELIGKLKDLSPKIGIVTMTEQSADELEKQIRTLGIIYYMCKPINEKALKEIIDHMSKKRTFEGVGKSLIG, from the coding sequence ATGAAGGTGCTGGTAGTGGATGGAGACACAGCCGTTAGATCCTCGACCGTTGAACTGATCAGGGGTTGGGGGCACGATGCGGATTCATCCGCCACGGGCAGGGAAACCCTGGAAAAGGTGCAGCACGACGTTTTTGACTTGGCCTTGCTGGATATTGATCTCCAGGATATCTCGGCAAAGGAATTGATAGGGAAACTCAAGGACCTGAGCCCGAAGATCGGCATTGTAACGATGACTGAGCAGAGCGCCGATGAGCTGGAAAAACAGATTCGGACCCTAGGCATTATCTATTACATGTGCAAGCCGATCAACGAGAAGGCTCTCAAGGAGATCATTGATCATATGTCCAAGAAAAGAACCTTTGAAGGAGTTGGAAAAAGCCTCATAGGGTGA